A stretch of Hypomesus transpacificus isolate Combined female chromosome 7, fHypTra1, whole genome shotgun sequence DNA encodes these proteins:
- the LOC124469286 gene encoding uncharacterized protein LOC124469286 isoform X1, translating into MALREGLTDIPFGSLEEERRLYTADSLNNLHKLNICSSLTDLKDLTGFLHHVVEGPSSLTGGSSPCEAGMQRLVAVCSRAPRSPLCSPLTLTALLTRWPTPAALLMDVHNLEDPAPRQSSQISASPAERATGGTSEDKPTPGNRVEESGETFPPPSPPSSPPRSLLLLVLLLVVTLLTSLALSAYVVYLRVEMTSRLAELAGGLVERSCLEELQQWKNLLQQYLDHRQGQSSRSGKDDEHLNPH; encoded by the exons ATGGCACTGAGAGAGGGACTGACGGACATCCCCTTTGGCTCcctggaggaggaaaggagactgTACACAGCCGACTCTCTCAACAACCTCCACAAGCTGAACATCTGCTCCAGCCTCACAGACCTCAAGGacctcacag gCTTCCTCCACCATGTCGTTGAAGGGCCCTCGAGCCTGACTGGGGGCTCATCTCCCTGTGAAGCGGGGATGCAGAGATTAGTGGCTGTTTGCAGTCGAGCACCCCGCTCcccgctctgctctcctctgacaCTCACTGCCTTGTTGACAAGATGGCCGACCCCTGCTGCCTTGTTGATGGATGTCCACAATCTAGAAGATCCAG ctccGCGTCAGAGCTCCCAGATCTCAGCGTCCCCAGCAGAGAGAGCGACCGGAGGTACTTCAGAAGACAAGCCCACACCAG GTAACCGTGTGGAGGAGAGCGGGGAAACCTTCCCTCCGCCCTCCCCTCCGTCCTCGCCACCCAGatctctgctcctcctcgtcctcctcctggtGGTGACCCTGCTCACCAGTCTCGCTCTGTCTGCCTACGTTGTCTACCTCAGGG TGGAGATGACCTCCAGGCTGGCAGAGCTCGCTGGCGGGCTAGTGGAGAGGTCCTGCCTGGAAGAGCTCCAACAGTGGAAGAACCTGCTGCAGCAGTACCTGGACCACCGCCAGGGTCAAAGTTCACGCTCTGGGAAAGATGATGAACATCTCAATCCTCATTGA
- the LOC124469286 gene encoding uncharacterized protein LOC124469286 isoform X2 — MALREGLTDIPFGSLEEERRLYTADSLNNLHKLNICSSLTDLKDLTAPRQSSQISASPAERATGGTSEDKPTPGNRVEESGETFPPPSPPSSPPRSLLLLVLLLVVTLLTSLALSAYVVYLRVEMTSRLAELAGGLVERSCLEELQQWKNLLQQYLDHRQGQSSRSGKDDEHLNPH, encoded by the exons ATGGCACTGAGAGAGGGACTGACGGACATCCCCTTTGGCTCcctggaggaggaaaggagactgTACACAGCCGACTCTCTCAACAACCTCCACAAGCTGAACATCTGCTCCAGCCTCACAGACCTCAAGGacctcacag ctccGCGTCAGAGCTCCCAGATCTCAGCGTCCCCAGCAGAGAGAGCGACCGGAGGTACTTCAGAAGACAAGCCCACACCAG GTAACCGTGTGGAGGAGAGCGGGGAAACCTTCCCTCCGCCCTCCCCTCCGTCCTCGCCACCCAGatctctgctcctcctcgtcctcctcctggtGGTGACCCTGCTCACCAGTCTCGCTCTGTCTGCCTACGTTGTCTACCTCAGGG TGGAGATGACCTCCAGGCTGGCAGAGCTCGCTGGCGGGCTAGTGGAGAGGTCCTGCCTGGAAGAGCTCCAACAGTGGAAGAACCTGCTGCAGCAGTACCTGGACCACCGCCAGGGTCAAAGTTCACGCTCTGGGAAAGATGATGAACATCTCAATCCTCATTGA
- the ifrd1 gene encoding interferon-related developmental regulator 1 isoform X1, with translation MPRSKKRSTRGGQHGAVQSSSDEDASIETLSHCSTCSDVMSGGDEGGEAGDDSEDFQYKLKGFIDSTVDKSAKTRQGALDGLKTAMATRLLYEFILERRMTVTDSIERCLKKGKGEEQRAAASLACLLCIQLGSGIESEEVLKSLKPIFKNILSDGAANIQARQAVATSLGLCTLVAEDDILDVYATMQGFESLFTRSYVREDGSRPALNPQTSLLHTNALLSWGLLLTICSASQVKDIIHNWEGVVFDSVWLVRHLPKLPRLLESEDVNMRIAAGETIALLFELARDMDPEFESDQWEPLCVKLGALATDCNKHRAKTDKRKQRSVFRDVLKAVEEGTFQTETIRFGTERMTIDSWVRKRTYDAFREFVGSGMNYHLQANEFIRDVFELGPPMLVDQATLKAMKISRFERHLYNAAAFKARTKARSKFRDKRSDVGEF, from the exons AAAGAAGAGGAGTACCCGGG GGGGCCAGCATGGTGCTGTGCAGTCGTCCAGTGATGAGGATGCCTCCATTGAGACCCTCAGCCACTGCAGCACCTGCAGCGACGTCATGAGCGGAGGGGATGAAG ggggggaggcaggggacgACAGTGAGGATTTCCAGTACAAGCTGAAGGGTTTCATCGACAGCACAGTGGACAAGAG tgccAAGACCAGACAAGGAGCCTTGGATGGGCTGAAGACCGCCATGGCAACCAGGCTCCTGTACGAGTTCATTCTGGAGCGCAGGATGACAGTCACAGACAGCATCGAACGCTGCCTCAAGAAAG gtaaAGGGGAGGAGCAGCGAGCAGCAGCCTCCTTGGCCtgcctgctctgcatccagctgGGCTCTGGCATCGAGAGTGAGGAAGTGTTGAAGAGCCTCAAGCCCATCTTCAAGAACATTCTGTCGGACGGAGCAGCCAACATCCAGGCCAGACAAGCT GTTGCTACAAGTTTGGGCCTATGCACTCTAGTTGCAGAAGATGATATCCTG GACGTGTATGCCACCATGCAGGGCTTTGAGAGCCTGTTCACCCGCTCTTACGTGAGGGAGGACGGCAGCAGGCCGGCCCTGAACCCCcagacctccctcctccacaccaacGCCCTGCTCTCCTGGGGCCTGCTCCTCACCATCTGCTCCGCCAGCCAGGTCAAAGACATCATACACAA TTGGGAGGGAGTGGTTTTTGACAGTGTTTGGTTGGTCAGACACCTGCCCAAACTGCCCCGGCTGCTAGAGAGCGAGGATGTCAACATGAGGATTGCTGCGGGGGAGACCATCGCCCTGCTGTTTGAGCTGGCCAGAGACATGGACCCT gagTTTGAGAGTGACCAGTGGGAGCCTCTGTGTGTGAAGCTGGGCGCCCTGGCAACGGACTGCAACAAGCACCGTGCTAAGACTGACAAGAGGAAGCAGAGGTCTGTGTTCCGGGACGTTCTCAaggctgtggag GAAGGAACGTTCCAGACTGAGACCATCCGGTTCGGGACGGAGCGCATGACCATCGACAGCTGGGTCAGGAAGAGAACCTATGACGCCTTCAGGGAGTTTGTTGGCTCAGGCATGAACTACCACCTCCAG GCTAATGAGTTCATCCGGGATGTGTTTGAGCTGGGGCCTCCTATGCTTGTGGACCAGGCCACTCTGAAGGCCATGAAGATCTCCCGCTTTGAGAGG CATCTCTACAACGCCGCTGCGTTCAAGGCCCGCACCAAGGCCAGGAGCAAGTTCAGGGATAAGAGGTCCGATGTTGGAGAGTTCTAG
- the ifrd1 gene encoding interferon-related developmental regulator 1 isoform X2, translated as MPRSKKRSTRGGQHGAVQSSSDEDASIETLSHCSTCSDVMSGGDEGGEAGDDSEDFQYKLKGFIDSTVDKSAKTRQGALDGLKTAMATRLLYEFILERRMTVTDSIERCLKKGKGEEQRAAASLACLLCIQLGSGIESEEVLKSLKPIFKNILSDGAANIQARQAVATSLGLCTLVAEDDILDVYATMQGFESLFTRSYVREDGSRPALNPQTSLLHTNALLSWGLLLTICSASQVKDIIHKHLPKLPRLLESEDVNMRIAAGETIALLFELARDMDPEFESDQWEPLCVKLGALATDCNKHRAKTDKRKQRSVFRDVLKAVEEGTFQTETIRFGTERMTIDSWVRKRTYDAFREFVGSGMNYHLQANEFIRDVFELGPPMLVDQATLKAMKISRFERHLYNAAAFKARTKARSKFRDKRSDVGEF; from the exons AAAGAAGAGGAGTACCCGGG GGGGCCAGCATGGTGCTGTGCAGTCGTCCAGTGATGAGGATGCCTCCATTGAGACCCTCAGCCACTGCAGCACCTGCAGCGACGTCATGAGCGGAGGGGATGAAG ggggggaggcaggggacgACAGTGAGGATTTCCAGTACAAGCTGAAGGGTTTCATCGACAGCACAGTGGACAAGAG tgccAAGACCAGACAAGGAGCCTTGGATGGGCTGAAGACCGCCATGGCAACCAGGCTCCTGTACGAGTTCATTCTGGAGCGCAGGATGACAGTCACAGACAGCATCGAACGCTGCCTCAAGAAAG gtaaAGGGGAGGAGCAGCGAGCAGCAGCCTCCTTGGCCtgcctgctctgcatccagctgGGCTCTGGCATCGAGAGTGAGGAAGTGTTGAAGAGCCTCAAGCCCATCTTCAAGAACATTCTGTCGGACGGAGCAGCCAACATCCAGGCCAGACAAGCT GTTGCTACAAGTTTGGGCCTATGCACTCTAGTTGCAGAAGATGATATCCTG GACGTGTATGCCACCATGCAGGGCTTTGAGAGCCTGTTCACCCGCTCTTACGTGAGGGAGGACGGCAGCAGGCCGGCCCTGAACCCCcagacctccctcctccacaccaacGCCCTGCTCTCCTGGGGCCTGCTCCTCACCATCTGCTCCGCCAGCCAGGTCAAAGACATCATACACAA ACACCTGCCCAAACTGCCCCGGCTGCTAGAGAGCGAGGATGTCAACATGAGGATTGCTGCGGGGGAGACCATCGCCCTGCTGTTTGAGCTGGCCAGAGACATGGACCCT gagTTTGAGAGTGACCAGTGGGAGCCTCTGTGTGTGAAGCTGGGCGCCCTGGCAACGGACTGCAACAAGCACCGTGCTAAGACTGACAAGAGGAAGCAGAGGTCTGTGTTCCGGGACGTTCTCAaggctgtggag GAAGGAACGTTCCAGACTGAGACCATCCGGTTCGGGACGGAGCGCATGACCATCGACAGCTGGGTCAGGAAGAGAACCTATGACGCCTTCAGGGAGTTTGTTGGCTCAGGCATGAACTACCACCTCCAG GCTAATGAGTTCATCCGGGATGTGTTTGAGCTGGGGCCTCCTATGCTTGTGGACCAGGCCACTCTGAAGGCCATGAAGATCTCCCGCTTTGAGAGG CATCTCTACAACGCCGCTGCGTTCAAGGCCCGCACCAAGGCCAGGAGCAAGTTCAGGGATAAGAGGTCCGATGTTGGAGAGTTCTAG